A single Mangifera indica cultivar Alphonso chromosome 20, CATAS_Mindica_2.1, whole genome shotgun sequence DNA region contains:
- the LOC123204805 gene encoding uncharacterized protein LOC123204805: MGEVMSNKESSLAHVSSCMKHHDGLTLLSKNAAGNDSFISIKESCFEGSSLNLSSTKLPEQTFPASSSSAPVTEVKRSWNNLFKEKQVSNLKLEYFPPSEILAGGKYSISPPLEVADEGAKRWEKCAIGFFMGRRMSFLLVKRYAIRHWSNYGLTDFISTGMGVYLLKFKDEEGMMKVLEEETWMIGGQPLFVRKWKKNLSMVAENIKKIAMWVKFYGVPLEYWSLKGFSHIASVLGRPLYVDSVTEEGSRLEFARICVEINVNHDFPEKLELVLPSKERVDIRLEYAWKPLKCKLCNMFGHGNEECKRRVERGEAEKGKYGLYKGKKVSSKEDASDANVGMATSEIQNTAGNNNGNGRLNLMIPRRKLEEGKKKVDNSMAKMNNNKFVALATIENIEMTAAQDVGETAVLDESHEELGPSNRLEPTNGASSSSVISRVADLSSVEQMEEILTKDGNSDQELCESPAINHFGGKIKVDEVDFKREKGDTLSKLQRRRLATINLNVIVNDGQYIHCEVKLVKENSSIGLTIVYGSNNPMERKVLWRNLINQSHMMQNTPWIIMGDFNTIKNPLEKIGGAPWGNYYCEDLKNCMREAELDDLRFMGHLLTWSNRSEGGRRIACKLDRALINDSWKDVFPNAMAHFLNPSISDHSPCLGGCAFHISDKRGIRVLSLLVRT; this comes from the exons ATGGGAGAAGTTATGTCAAACAAGGAAAGCTCTTTGGCACACGTTTCCTCTTGCATGAAACATCATGATGGCCTTACTCTCTTGTCCAAGAATGCTGCTGGAAATGATTCTTTTATTTCCATCAAGGAGTCTTGCTTTGAAGGTTCCTCCCTTAATCTCTCCTCAACAAAGCTTCCTGAACAGACTTTTCCAGCATCCTCTTCCTCAGCTCCGGTTACTGAAGTTAAACGCTCttggaataatttattcaaGGAGAAACAAGTATCAAACCTGAAGCTTGAGTACTTTCCTCCTTCAGAAATCCTTGCTGGAGGAAAGTACTCTATTTCCCCTCCTCTTGAAGTTGCGGATGAAGGtgcaaagagatgggagaaGTGTGCCATTGGTTTTTTCATGGGAAGAAGAATGTCTTTTCTCCTTGTCAAAAGGTATGCAATCCGTCATTGGTCCAACTATGGGCTTACTGATTTTATATCCACTGGAATGGGAGTCTATCTTCTGAAATTCAAGGATGAAGAAGGAATGATGAAAGTCTTAGAAGAGGAGACATGGATGATAGGTGGGCAGCCCCtctttgttaggaaatggaAAAAGAATCTCTCAATGGTAGcggaaaacataaagaaaatagcAATGTGGGTAAAATTCTATGGAGTACCTCTGGAATATTGGAGCTTGAAGGGGTTTAGCCATATTGCTAGTGTCTTAGGTCGCCCCCTCTATGTGGATTCTGTTACAGAGGAAGGGAGTCGTTTGGAGTTTGCCcgtatttgtgtggagattAACGTAAACCATGATTTCCCGGAGAAATTGGAGCTTGTACTGCCATCAAAAGAAAGAGTTGATATTCGGCTGGAATATGCATGGAAACCTTTAAAATGCAAACTGTGTAATATGTTTGgtcatggaaatgaagagtgtaaaagGAGAGTGGAAAGAGGAGAAGCGGAAAAAGGAAAGTATGGCttgtataaaggaaaaaaggtgaGTAGTAAGGAGGATGCCTCGGATGCAAATGTAGGCATGGCAACTTCTGAAATTCAAAATACGGCTGGAAATAACAATGGAAATGGTAGACTAAACTTAATGATCCCTAGGAGGAAGCTAGAGGAGGGGAAGAAAAAAGTTGACAATAGTATGGCGAAGatgaataataacaaatttgtaGCCTTAGCCACAATTGAAAACATTGAAATGACAGCAGCTCAAGATGTAGGGGAGACTGCCGTGTTAGATGAGTCACATGAGGAATTAGGCCCTTCAAATAGATTGGAACCTACGAATGGTGCATCTTCCAGTTCCGTGATATCTAGAGTGGCTGATCTATCAAGTGTGGAGCAGATGGAGGAAATTCTTACAAAAGATGGAAATTCGGATCAAGAGCTTTGTGAATCTCCAGCAATTAACCACTTTGGAGGCAAAATTAaggttgatgaggtggatttcaAAAGGGAGAAGGGTGATACTCTTAGCAAATTGCAACGGAGGAGATTG GCCACTATTAATCTCAATGTTATTGTGAATGATGGTCAATATATACATTGTGAGGTGAAGCTTGTTAAGGAGAATTCTagcattggcttgacaatagtctatggcagcaataatcctatgGAGAGGAAGGTTCTTTGGCGAAATCTCATAAATCAATCCCATATGATGCAAAATACACCTTGGATCATAATGGGAGATTTCAACACTATCAAGAACCCTCTAGAAAAGATTGGTGGGGCACCTTGGGGTAATTACTACTGTGAAGACCTTAAAAATTGCATGAGGGAAGCTGAATTGGATGACCTAAGGTTCATGGGCcatctcctaacttggagtAACCGTAGTGAAGGAGGAAGAAGGATTGCATGTAAACTTGATAGGGCTCTTATCAATGATTCTTGGAAGGATGTATTCCCAAATGCCATGGCTCATTTCCTCAACCCCTCCATTTCCGATCATTCTCCATGTTTG ggcggatgtgcATTCCATATCTCTGATAAAAGGGGTATTAGAGTGCTTTCACTCTTGGTCCGGACTTAG